In Paraburkholderia youngii, the genomic stretch AACACCGGCAACCCGATCAGCGTGCCGGTCGGCAAGCCGACCCTCGGCCGTATCATGGACGTGCTGGGCCGTCCGATCGACGAAGCCGGCCCGATTTCGAGCGAAACCACGCGTGCGATCCACCAGAAGGCTCCGGCGTTCGACCAACTGTCGCCGTCGACCGAGCTGCTCGAAACCGGCATCAAGGTTATCGACCTGATCTGCCCGTTCGCAAAGGGCGGTAAGGTGGGTCTGTTCGGTGGCGCCGGTGTGGGCAAGACCGTGAACATGATGGAACTGATCAACAACATCGCGAAGGAACACGGCGGTTATTCCGTGTTCGCCGGTGTGGGCGAGCGTACCCGCGAAGGGAACGACTTCTATCATGAAATGAAGGACTCGAACGTTCTCGACAAGGTCGCGCTGGTGTACGGCCAGATGAACGAGCCGCCGGGCAACCGTCTGCGCGTTGCGCTGACCGGTCTGACGATGGCCGAGCACTTCCGTGACGAAGGCCTCGACGTGCTGTTCTTCGTCGACAACATCTACCGTTTCACGCTGGCCGGTACCGAAGTGTCGGCGCTGCTCGGCCGTATGCCGTCGGCAGTGGGCTATCAGCCGACGCTGGCTGAAGAAATGGGTAAGCTGCAAGAGCGTATTACGTCGACCAAGACTGGTTCGATTACGTCTGTGCAGGCCGTGTACGTCCCTGCGGACGACTTGACCGACCCGTCGCCGGCTACGACCTTCGGCCACCTGGACGCAACCGTCGTGCTGTCGCGTGACATCGCTTCGCTTGGTATCTACCCCGCAGTGGATCCGCTCGATTCGACCTCGCGTCAGATCGACCCGCACGTGATCGGCGAAGAGCACTACTCGATCACGCGCGGCGTGCAGCAAACGCTGCAGCGCTACAAGGAACTGCGCGACATCATCGCGATTCTGGGCATGGACGAACTCGCGCCGGAAGACAAGCTCGCTGTCGCGCGTGCTCGTAAGATCCAGCGTTTCCTGTCGCAGCCGTTCCACGTCGCTGAAGTGTTCACGGGTTCGCCGGGCAAGTACGTGCCGCTGAAGGAAACGATCCGTGGCTTCAAGATGATCGTCGAAGGCGAGTGCGATCACCTGCCGGAGCAAGCGTTCTACATGGTCGGCACGATCGACGAAGCCTTCGAAAAGGCCAAGAAGATCCAGTAAAGGTCGGGTGTAACGAAGCGGGCGCGGGCCTCGCGCATCACGACTGCCAAAACGGTAGTGTTGAGCAGAGCCAGCGTCTCTTATTACGCTCAACCCGCCTTGCATGGGACGGGGGTCAGCACTAAAGCGCTAACTCTCGTCGACAGGAGTCGACACATATGGCAACCATTAAAGTAGACGTCGTCAGCGCGGAAGAGGAAATCTTCTCGGGCCAGGCGAAGTTCGTCGCGCTGCCAGGCGAAGCGGGTGAACTCGGCATTCTGCCGGGCCACACGCCGCTCATCACACGGATCCGTCCGGGTGCGGTGCGCATCGAAGTTGAAAACGGCGAAGAAGAGTTTGTGTTCGTCGCCGGCGGCATCCTCGAAGTCCAGCCGGGCGCAGTGACGGTTCTCGCCGACACCGCGATTCGAGGCAAGGATCTCGACGAAGCCAAGGCCGAAGACGCACGCAAGCGTGCGGAAGAGGCGCTGCAGAACACGGGTTCGAACCTCGAGTACGCGACCGCACAAGCGGAGCTCGCGTACGCGACCGCACAACTCGCGGCAATCCAGCGTCTGCGCAAGCTGCGCGGCCAGCACTAAAGCAGCACGTAGCAGAAGAAAGCAGCCCACGCGGCTGCTTTTTTTTGGTATCTGGTTGACGTTTACGTAAAGGACGGCAAAATCCATGAGGGTGGAGACATAGGCGTCGCTCGGCGCGATGCGGTGCGGGTAAGACTTGATGCCGGCCCGGTACGCGCCGGTGCACAATCGATTTCAAATTCATTTCAATCGAGCGCGCTCGCGCTCACGGAGACAACACCATGGCAACGCATAGCTCGGGCGAAGGTGCGCTCATCGAACCCGCAGATGGACTGTCGTACGTGCGCGGGTCGACTGAAAATCCGTTGAGCGAAGCGACCGTCGGCGAGTTTCTGCGCGACACCGCGGCGCGCTTTCCCGAACGACCGGCCGTGGTGTTTCGCGAGCAGCGCATTCGCTGGACGTGGAGCGAATTCGCGCAAGAAGTGGACGTGCTTGCGTCCGGGCTGCTTGCACTCGGCATCGCCAAGGGCGACCGCGTAGGCATCTGGTCGCCGAACCGCGTCGAGTGGCTGCTGACGCAGTTCGCGACCGCGCGTATCGGCGCGATCCTCGTCAATATCAATCCGGCCTACAGGCTCGCGGAGCTCGAATATGCGCTGAACAAGGTCGGTTGCAAGGCGATCATCACCGCGGAGCGCTTCAAGACGTCGATGTACCTCGAGATGCTGCAGGAGCTTGCGCCCGAACTCGCGACGCAGCCGCCGGGCGGACTGCATGCCGCGCGGCTGCCGGAGCTGCGCTACGTGATCCGCATGTGCGACACGGAGACGCCAGGCATGCTGAGCTTTTCCGATGTGATCGAGCGTGGGCGCGCGTCGTTCGACGCCACCCGGCTCGATGCGATCGGCGCGACGCTGTCGTGCCGTGAACCAATCAACATCCAGTTCACCAGCGGCACAACGGGCAATCCAAAGGGCGCGACGCTGACGCATCGCAACATCGTGAACAACGCGCGCTATATCGCGATGGCGATGCGGCTCAGTGAGCAGGACGGCCTGTGCATTCCAGTGCCGCTGTACCACTGCTTCGGGATGGTGCTGGCGGTGCTCGCATGCGTGTCGGTTGGGGCGAACATGGTGTTCCCGGGCGAGGGCTTCGATCCCGCCGCGACGCTCGCCGCGACAGCTGAGGAAAAATGCACCGCGCTGCACGGCGTGCCGACGATGTTCATCGCCGAACTCGACCATCCGACCTTCGCGTCTTACGACTTCTCGCGGCTGCGCACCGGCATCATGGCGGGCTCGCCGTGCCCGATCGAGACGATGAAGAAGGTCGTCTCGAAGATGCACCTGAGCGAGATCACGATCGCCTACGGCATGACGGAAACCAGCCCGGTCTCATTTCAAAGCTCGACGACCGATCCGCTCGATAAGCGGACGACGACTGTCGGGCGCATCCAGCCG encodes the following:
- a CDS encoding AMP-binding protein, which produces MATHSSGEGALIEPADGLSYVRGSTENPLSEATVGEFLRDTAARFPERPAVVFREQRIRWTWSEFAQEVDVLASGLLALGIAKGDRVGIWSPNRVEWLLTQFATARIGAILVNINPAYRLAELEYALNKVGCKAIITAERFKTSMYLEMLQELAPELATQPPGGLHAARLPELRYVIRMCDTETPGMLSFSDVIERGRASFDATRLDAIGATLSCREPINIQFTSGTTGNPKGATLTHRNIVNNARYIAMAMRLSEQDGLCIPVPLYHCFGMVLAVLACVSVGANMVFPGEGFDPAATLAATAEEKCTALHGVPTMFIAELDHPTFASYDFSRLRTGIMAGSPCPIETMKKVVSKMHLSEITIAYGMTETSPVSFQSSTTDPLDKRTTTVGRIQPHLEVKIVDPLGNIVPVGETGELCTRGYSVMLGYWGDEAKTHESIVDGWMHTGDLATLDAEGYCNIVGRLKDMLIRGGENIYPREIEEFLFRHPKIQSVQVFGVPDTRYGEEVCAWIVLRTGEQATAEEIQQFCHGQIAHYKVPRYIRFVDELPMTVTGKVQKFVMRESMISELKLREDKTA
- the atpD gene encoding F0F1 ATP synthase subunit beta, translated to MSTTALVEGKIVQCIGAVIDVEFPRESMPKIYDALILEGSELTLEVQQQLGDGVVRTICLGASDGLRRGTIVKNTGNPISVPVGKPTLGRIMDVLGRPIDEAGPISSETTRAIHQKAPAFDQLSPSTELLETGIKVIDLICPFAKGGKVGLFGGAGVGKTVNMMELINNIAKEHGGYSVFAGVGERTREGNDFYHEMKDSNVLDKVALVYGQMNEPPGNRLRVALTGLTMAEHFRDEGLDVLFFVDNIYRFTLAGTEVSALLGRMPSAVGYQPTLAEEMGKLQERITSTKTGSITSVQAVYVPADDLTDPSPATTFGHLDATVVLSRDIASLGIYPAVDPLDSTSRQIDPHVIGEEHYSITRGVQQTLQRYKELRDIIAILGMDELAPEDKLAVARARKIQRFLSQPFHVAEVFTGSPGKYVPLKETIRGFKMIVEGECDHLPEQAFYMVGTIDEAFEKAKKIQ
- a CDS encoding F0F1 ATP synthase subunit epsilon; this encodes MATIKVDVVSAEEEIFSGQAKFVALPGEAGELGILPGHTPLITRIRPGAVRIEVENGEEEFVFVAGGILEVQPGAVTVLADTAIRGKDLDEAKAEDARKRAEEALQNTGSNLEYATAQAELAYATAQLAAIQRLRKLRGQH